The Fodinibius salinus genome includes a window with the following:
- a CDS encoding thioredoxin family protein — MLNHLLKLLILIAPLLFLSGFSSSLVQAQGQEINWQPFEKAINKARSTKKPILVDVWAPWCGWCHKMEKDVYPALVSTLKENFLLTRINRDNHKATYQYNGQRYSAIRLTQKFKIQSVPGLVFLSEEGQYLLHISGFISANKLRPILLWISSKSYQEQSYADFISQHKH, encoded by the coding sequence ATGCTCAACCATTTACTAAAACTTCTGATTCTTATAGCTCCCCTTCTCTTCTTGAGTGGGTTTAGCAGTTCGCTGGTACAAGCCCAAGGACAAGAAATAAATTGGCAACCTTTTGAAAAGGCTATCAACAAGGCACGTTCAACTAAAAAACCTATCCTTGTAGATGTGTGGGCACCTTGGTGCGGTTGGTGTCATAAAATGGAAAAGGACGTCTATCCTGCGCTTGTATCAACATTAAAGGAGAATTTTTTACTCACACGTATAAACCGGGATAACCATAAAGCCACCTATCAATATAACGGACAACGCTATTCTGCCATCCGCCTTACCCAAAAATTTAAGATCCAAAGCGTACCGGGCCTTGTATTCCTTTCAGAAGAAGGTCAGTACTTACTGCATATCTCTGGCTTTATCAGCGCCAACAAGCTTCGTCCAATACTCCTGTGGATATCTTCAAAATCCTATCAGGAACAATCTTACGCTGACTTTATCAGCCAACACAAACATTAA
- a CDS encoding TonB-dependent receptor, with amino-acid sequence MIRYSLLLLLSITIPVVAIGQSGGTVKGTIYSNGNPVAGANVIITQLQKGSPSDNDGTFRLSNITPGNYTLLVSAVGYKRYSREITIREGKRINIDIQLKAKTEQLEEVVVTGTMRETYVKESPVKVAVITPQRLQRSKTSSNIMDLISNVNGLSTQLNCGVCGTNAIRINGVEGPNTAVLIDGMPIMGALASVYGLNGISPSVIDQVEVIKGPQSTLYGTQALGGVVNIITKNPDLTPTFSADAYAKSTKEGNINIAASPKVGRFKGFISGNALRMENFFDNNGDNFNDVAKRSRISLFGKGTLEGKNGEQRLNFATKYYNENRTGGVKTFADGMRGSSQIYGESIYTERAELLTDYRPAGLSQQLQISGALTYHNQDSFYGSEHYDAQQNIAFGQATWTQSFSDAFTLLTGVTARYQTYNDNTPATSNGTNKRFIAGGFTQGELSINNIILLAGLRVDHHTQHGIVTAPRLSAKYSPDNYTTIRASAGTGFRIVNVFTEDHAALTGSRQVVFAENLAPEESKSITASVEQIFPLGSNPLTVNIDGFYTRFSNKIIPDYNQNPNLIVYENLNGYSVTQGGSVSLDHNLTVLPFNYNISFTLMDVFTQENGQRQSLTYAPDFTGSWGITYQLPDLNITLGYSGTITGPKRMPDNYVQQFGRDRSSPTYTTHDFKITKEFTNVNSANGVGIEAYISGENILNYTQGSPLVDASNPFGSQFDTIYTWGPVIGRTFSLGARLNIR; translated from the coding sequence ATGATTCGCTACTCACTACTATTATTACTTTCCATCACAATACCGGTCGTTGCTATAGGGCAATCTGGTGGTACTGTAAAAGGAACTATTTACAGTAATGGGAACCCTGTGGCAGGAGCCAATGTAATTATCACCCAACTCCAAAAAGGAAGCCCATCCGATAACGACGGTACTTTCAGACTCAGCAATATTACGCCCGGCAATTACACGCTACTCGTTTCAGCAGTAGGCTATAAAAGGTATAGCCGAGAGATTACCATCCGAGAGGGCAAAAGGATTAACATTGACATCCAGCTTAAAGCTAAAACTGAACAACTTGAAGAAGTTGTCGTTACCGGAACCATGCGTGAAACCTATGTAAAAGAATCGCCGGTTAAAGTGGCGGTCATTACTCCTCAACGATTACAGCGGAGCAAGACGAGCTCTAATATTATGGACCTCATTAGTAATGTAAATGGGCTTTCTACACAGCTGAACTGCGGCGTCTGCGGCACTAATGCTATCCGTATTAACGGCGTTGAAGGCCCCAATACGGCGGTACTTATTGACGGTATGCCCATTATGGGAGCGCTGGCTTCTGTCTATGGATTAAATGGCATCAGCCCTTCCGTCATCGATCAAGTTGAAGTTATAAAAGGGCCGCAATCTACACTTTATGGAACGCAGGCACTGGGCGGCGTAGTCAATATTATTACCAAAAATCCCGATTTAACCCCAACATTTTCGGCGGATGCATACGCCAAAAGTACGAAAGAGGGAAATATTAACATTGCGGCCTCACCAAAAGTAGGTCGATTCAAAGGCTTTATCAGCGGAAACGCCCTTCGCATGGAAAACTTCTTTGACAACAACGGCGATAATTTCAACGATGTGGCAAAGCGATCTCGAATTTCGCTTTTTGGTAAAGGAACCCTGGAAGGTAAAAATGGTGAACAGCGATTAAACTTTGCAACTAAATACTATAATGAAAACCGAACCGGCGGTGTAAAGACCTTCGCTGATGGTATGCGCGGATCTAGTCAAATCTATGGCGAATCAATCTATACTGAGCGCGCTGAGCTACTTACTGATTATCGCCCGGCGGGATTAAGTCAACAGCTGCAAATCAGCGGAGCTCTTACCTATCACAACCAAGATAGTTTTTATGGTTCAGAACACTACGATGCGCAACAGAATATTGCCTTTGGACAAGCTACATGGACTCAATCTTTTTCTGATGCCTTTACACTCTTAACGGGAGTAACAGCTCGATATCAAACATACAACGATAACACTCCGGCCACCTCAAATGGTACTAACAAACGATTTATTGCGGGTGGGTTCACCCAGGGGGAACTTTCAATAAATAACATAATACTGTTGGCAGGTCTTCGCGTAGATCATCATACCCAACATGGCATCGTCACAGCTCCACGGCTTTCGGCAAAATACAGTCCCGATAACTACACAACAATTCGCGCCAGTGCGGGCACAGGCTTTCGTATAGTTAACGTTTTTACCGAAGATCATGCCGCCCTTACCGGATCGCGGCAGGTTGTCTTTGCGGAAAATCTTGCCCCCGAAGAGTCAAAGAGTATCACTGCAAGTGTTGAACAAATTTTCCCTTTAGGATCAAATCCACTGACAGTAAATATTGACGGATTTTACACACGATTCTCAAATAAGATTATCCCCGACTACAACCAAAATCCCAATCTTATCGTATATGAAAACCTGAACGGCTATTCAGTAACACAAGGGGGTTCTGTGAGTCTGGATCACAACCTTACAGTCCTCCCCTTCAACTACAACATAAGTTTTACCCTGATGGATGTGTTTACACAGGAAAATGGCCAGCGTCAATCGCTTACCTATGCGCCAGACTTTACCGGCTCGTGGGGCATTACTTACCAGTTACCTGACCTTAACATAACACTGGGATATAGCGGAACTATAACGGGACCTAAGCGCATGCCGGACAACTATGTACAACAATTTGGGCGCGATCGGTCGTCACCAACTTATACCACGCATGATTTCAAAATTACCAAAGAATTTACCAACGTGAACAGCGCAAACGGCGTGGGTATAGAAGCATATATTTCCGGCGAAAACATCCTGAACTATACGCAAGGCAGTCCGCTTGTGGATGCTTCAAACCCTTTTGGTTCCCAATTTGACACCATCTATACCTGGGGGCCCGTCATCGGTCGTACATTTTCGCTGGGCGCGCGACTTAACATCAGATAA
- a CDS encoding PP2C family protein-serine/threonine phosphatase: protein MSLLNKNSAFTVRDYIFGAVGLLCLFGFFLSYSSQNPKSAINTRLNKNAAQAEALEAFNTLGYSLDGQQTIVSFESNRQLLDSLQANLGRQHMVRLLSDSSHAGIYPYYWEMIIKKQGSGGRFRSVPRQQDHMRIHLDESGQLIGFTNPHNVLPNRIVNKKAVTAAFDIKEDRQFLQSAPDSTLQRVLSFDIKSERNGVSDSSNIEKTEKQAHTYSTANIEKLAAYHLKNTGWEFENMKRTDLVVTAINSHTAAEVTFSNNESILGQDVNITLTILPTGALLGLEYTYNGIQDQSALGLLDFIVTALILLFGISVAVLLYFRIRSRTVDSSPALVVGIIAGLITPSIILLENLVTGGLFDVSQTASLLQIGLQMAFSGALMSVALFAVTAVGDSLMRQYWPDKLFSYDYVRQSRLFNKPIGETILRSVVLAGIACGFWSLILSFFPELYIEINNTFLSYTATWVPIYLFIDTGLFSLVLILSIFAVVGTKAYGMSGSKITAAAMMVLSMAVFSPALSVGPDWSGYLLHIFLSGLFVGIFLRWDLLTTLFTHFLFLLMLNASSGWIASGSPDLYAFLVVCGFVLFTVLIGVVFVTKGREHQSLPDYVPEYVKELAQEQRIKQELEIARDVQQSFLPVETPQVQGLDIAAICNPAYETGGDYYDIVQLDEHRLAVTIGDVSGKGIQAAFYMTFIKGILHSLCREIDSPAEILKKTNRLFYDTAPRGTFISLVYGIVDLRDNSFNFARAGHNPVIKISAENSHSEELRPNGIGVGLTQSSLFDDNIEELKLNLLEDDLLVLYTDGIVEALDGAHNFYGSKRLHTFLEQRKESSAETLLQELSQELYSFIGDTKQHDDMTILIIKRNKE, encoded by the coding sequence ATGTCATTACTAAATAAAAATAGTGCTTTTACAGTTCGCGACTATATTTTTGGTGCCGTTGGTTTGCTGTGTCTGTTTGGTTTTTTCCTAAGCTATTCGTCACAAAATCCCAAGAGTGCAATAAATACTCGGTTGAATAAAAATGCTGCACAAGCCGAAGCGCTCGAGGCATTTAATACCTTGGGATATTCACTTGATGGTCAGCAAACCATAGTGTCGTTTGAAAGTAATCGTCAGTTGTTGGATAGCCTTCAGGCTAATCTTGGTCGCCAGCACATGGTTCGTTTGCTTTCAGATTCAAGCCACGCAGGGATATACCCGTATTATTGGGAGATGATTATCAAAAAACAGGGGTCGGGAGGACGATTTCGATCCGTTCCGCGACAGCAAGATCATATGCGTATTCACTTGGATGAATCCGGGCAATTGATTGGTTTTACCAACCCGCATAACGTGCTACCCAACCGGATTGTAAACAAAAAAGCAGTAACTGCAGCTTTTGACATTAAAGAAGATAGACAGTTTTTACAATCAGCACCAGATTCAACATTGCAGCGAGTATTATCGTTTGATATAAAGTCGGAACGGAATGGTGTATCTGATTCTTCAAATATTGAGAAGACCGAAAAGCAGGCACATACGTATTCTACTGCCAATATTGAGAAGTTAGCTGCCTATCACCTGAAGAATACGGGATGGGAGTTTGAAAATATGAAACGTACCGATTTGGTAGTGACGGCTATCAATTCGCATACGGCTGCTGAAGTGACGTTTTCGAATAATGAATCTATACTTGGACAGGATGTGAATATCACACTGACGATATTGCCTACGGGGGCACTGTTGGGTTTGGAGTACACGTATAATGGTATCCAAGACCAATCTGCGCTCGGGTTATTAGATTTCATTGTGACGGCGCTTATACTTCTTTTTGGAATATCCGTTGCTGTGCTGCTGTATTTTCGTATCCGATCACGAACGGTGGATAGCAGTCCTGCCTTAGTGGTAGGGATAATTGCCGGTTTGATAACACCATCCATAATTTTACTTGAAAATCTTGTAACCGGTGGTCTATTCGATGTCTCGCAAACTGCTAGTTTGCTCCAGATTGGGTTACAAATGGCTTTTTCGGGAGCCTTGATGTCTGTTGCTCTCTTTGCGGTTACGGCTGTTGGCGATTCATTGATGCGTCAATATTGGCCGGATAAATTATTTAGTTATGACTATGTACGACAGAGCAGGTTGTTTAACAAGCCTATTGGAGAAACTATCCTTCGATCTGTGGTGCTGGCAGGTATCGCCTGTGGTTTTTGGAGTCTTATTCTGTCGTTTTTCCCGGAACTCTATATTGAAATTAATAACACCTTTTTATCCTACACGGCAACGTGGGTTCCCATTTATCTGTTTATCGATACTGGTTTGTTTAGCTTGGTACTCATTCTATCGATATTTGCAGTGGTAGGAACTAAAGCATATGGAATGTCAGGGAGTAAAATTACTGCCGCTGCTATGATGGTTCTGTCGATGGCCGTATTCTCTCCGGCTTTGTCGGTAGGTCCCGATTGGTCGGGATATCTGCTGCATATTTTCCTAAGTGGGTTGTTTGTAGGGATCTTTTTACGTTGGGATCTGCTAACGACATTATTTACCCATTTTTTGTTTTTGTTGATGCTTAATGCTTCCAGTGGATGGATAGCCTCGGGATCGCCCGATCTTTATGCGTTTTTAGTCGTTTGCGGGTTTGTGTTGTTTACTGTTCTTATCGGCGTTGTATTTGTTACTAAGGGGAGGGAGCACCAGTCGCTTCCTGATTATGTACCCGAATATGTGAAAGAGTTGGCACAAGAACAGCGTATTAAGCAGGAGCTTGAAATAGCTCGTGATGTACAACAATCTTTTTTACCGGTAGAGACACCGCAGGTGCAAGGGCTTGACATTGCCGCAATTTGTAATCCCGCTTATGAAACCGGCGGTGATTACTATGATATTGTTCAGCTTGATGAACACCGCTTAGCGGTGACTATAGGTGATGTAAGTGGTAAAGGCATTCAGGCAGCTTTTTATATGACGTTTATTAAGGGCATACTGCATAGTTTATGTCGAGAAATTGATTCGCCCGCCGAGATTTTGAAAAAAACGAACCGGCTGTTTTATGATACTGCTCCGCGGGGAACCTTTATTTCACTGGTCTATGGTATTGTAGATCTGAGAGATAATTCCTTCAACTTTGCGCGTGCAGGGCATAATCCGGTTATTAAGATAAGTGCAGAAAACAGCCATTCCGAAGAATTACGGCCCAATGGTATTGGCGTAGGACTTACACAAAGCTCTTTATTCGATGATAATATTGAGGAACTGAAGTTGAACCTACTCGAAGATGATTTATTAGTACTTTACACTGATGGAATTGTGGAAGCACTGGATGGAGCGCATAATTTTTACGGCAGTAAACGTCTCCACACATTTTTAGAGCAGCGAAAAGAATCTTCAGCGGAAACACTGCTGCAAGAACTGTCCCAAGAATTATATTCGTTTATTGGTGACACAAAGCAGCATGATGATATGACGATCCTTATCATCAAACGTAATAAAGAGTAG
- the msrB gene encoding peptide-methionine (R)-S-oxide reductase MsrB, whose amino-acid sequence MRNLYYLSVSLLILSVVACGSPQNKTSNTQSAKSASMSISTASGVVPDTIEIEKVEKSEAEWKEILTDKEYHILREEGTEPPHSSPLLDIKKDGIFYCAACGLPLFRTKTKFKSGTGWPSFWKPISPKVVKEVDDRSSGVLQTEIECAQCGSHIGHVFNDGPEPTGLRYCMNGLALDFKAEEKKEDKSEQ is encoded by the coding sequence ATGAGAAATCTATATTACTTAAGTGTATCACTGCTTATTCTGTCGGTTGTAGCGTGTGGTAGTCCTCAAAATAAGACATCAAATACTCAAAGCGCTAAATCTGCTTCCATGAGTATCAGCACGGCTTCAGGTGTAGTCCCGGATACCATTGAGATTGAAAAAGTTGAGAAATCAGAAGCTGAGTGGAAGGAAATTCTAACAGATAAGGAATATCATATTCTGCGTGAAGAAGGTACGGAACCGCCCCACAGCAGTCCTCTGCTGGACATTAAAAAAGACGGTATTTTTTACTGTGCGGCCTGTGGACTTCCGTTATTCCGGACCAAAACCAAGTTTAAATCGGGGACCGGCTGGCCTAGCTTCTGGAAGCCTATTAGTCCCAAGGTGGTAAAAGAAGTTGACGATCGTAGCTCAGGGGTACTCCAAACTGAAATTGAATGTGCTCAATGTGGGTCTCACATCGGCCATGTGTTTAATGACGGACCCGAACCAACGGGACTCCGCTACTGCATGAATGGTTTAGCACTCGATTTCAAAGCTGAAGAAAAGAAGGAGGATAAGTCAGAACAATAA
- a CDS encoding NRDE family protein → MCLIAFAYKQHPTYNLIFAANRDENYNRPTCAAQFWDDYPTLLAGKDLKAGGTWMGITKQGRFAALTNYRDPSIQKENPPSRGELALDFLKTSDTPMNYLRNIHSKANQYMGFNLLAGTIDQIGYYSNQQDNAHQLNSGLYGLSNHLLDTSWPKVNRAKENLRYLIKNKQISEQALFDLLADDQQAPDDKLPDTGISKEVEKQVSPVFIKSDNYGTRCSTVLLIDKDGVVTFTERRFQPGTLKVEDENQYRFSIDPNPAM, encoded by the coding sequence ATGTGTCTCATTGCTTTCGCTTATAAGCAGCATCCAACATACAACTTAATCTTTGCGGCTAATCGAGATGAAAACTACAACAGGCCAACATGCGCGGCGCAATTTTGGGATGATTACCCTACGCTTCTGGCAGGTAAAGATTTAAAGGCCGGCGGTACATGGATGGGCATCACCAAACAAGGACGCTTTGCAGCGTTGACAAACTATCGCGATCCCTCCATCCAAAAAGAAAACCCACCCAGTCGGGGAGAGCTAGCATTGGATTTTTTAAAGACGAGCGATACTCCAATGAATTATTTGCGCAATATCCACTCTAAAGCAAATCAGTATATGGGATTTAACCTATTGGCAGGTACTATAGATCAGATTGGATATTATTCTAATCAACAAGACAACGCTCACCAGCTTAATTCTGGACTATATGGATTAAGCAATCATCTGCTTGATACCTCCTGGCCCAAAGTGAATCGTGCGAAGGAAAACTTACGCTACCTAATAAAGAATAAACAAATTTCTGAACAAGCCCTTTTTGATTTACTCGCTGATGATCAGCAAGCACCTGATGATAAATTGCCTGACACCGGTATCTCAAAAGAGGTTGAAAAACAGGTTTCTCCTGTTTTCATCAAAAGCGATAATTACGGTACTCGATGCTCAACCGTGTTACTGATTGATAAAGATGGGGTTGTCACATTTACCGAACGGCGTTTTCAACCGGGTACATTAAAAGTAGAGGACGAAAACCAATATCGGTTTTCAATCGATCCTAATCCAGCGATGTAG
- a CDS encoding Na+/H+ antiporter NhaC family protein, with protein sequence MKRKILFLVVGVCSIFLWLNFGYASPDTAVALQETASAGIETGTWLSIVPPLVAIGIALIFRQVLFALFLGIWCGAFLAGSVSFAGIFSSFFTALDGYIVPATVDTGHMSIIIFTLLIGGMVGIITDNGGTRGIIERITTFVRTKAHGQLMTSLMGFVVFFDDYANTMVVGNTMRPLTDKLRISRAKLAYLVDATAAPVATVALVSTWIGAMVGFIADAESKMPNFNESAYSVFVNSLPYNFYAFFTIFFVLLIAWSGRDFATMLTARINLYKSKHDSTLDKYNLWKDKIEDDEEEQKVSHWTNAAIPILTLIFGTVAGLFVTGSGDSIQSIIETADSYKALLWGSLISIAVAIVMTLSKKLLKVEEMLEGMMEGMHTMFDGLLILVLAWALSAITVELGTADYLMNVFGETLNAYWLPAIVLLLSALTAFATGSSWGTMGILMPLVVPLAWEIGNNTGLPFEITHEIIYASVSSVLAGSVWGDHCSPISDTTILSSIATQCDHVEHVNTQLPYAMIVGTISITSMIGMLVVGIPWWIIYPLGIALIVGIIFKFGKIPDPEEYAPEGKEAAATSLD encoded by the coding sequence ATGAAACGGAAAATATTATTTCTTGTCGTTGGTGTATGCAGTATTTTTTTGTGGCTTAACTTTGGTTACGCCTCACCGGATACAGCAGTAGCCTTGCAGGAAACAGCCTCTGCCGGTATCGAAACGGGAACCTGGCTCAGTATTGTACCTCCGCTGGTTGCCATTGGTATTGCACTTATCTTTCGGCAGGTACTATTCGCACTGTTTTTGGGGATTTGGTGTGGAGCTTTTTTAGCCGGCAGTGTCAGTTTTGCGGGTATTTTTTCGAGCTTTTTTACCGCCCTCGATGGGTACATTGTTCCCGCTACCGTTGATACGGGGCATATGAGTATTATTATCTTCACACTCTTAATTGGCGGGATGGTAGGAATCATCACCGATAATGGTGGTACGCGGGGCATTATCGAGCGAATCACAACTTTTGTACGCACTAAGGCCCACGGCCAACTAATGACCTCGCTGATGGGATTTGTGGTCTTTTTTGATGATTATGCCAATACCATGGTTGTGGGAAACACCATGCGTCCACTCACCGATAAGCTGCGTATTTCACGGGCAAAATTGGCTTATCTGGTAGATGCCACCGCCGCACCGGTAGCCACCGTTGCCTTAGTAAGTACCTGGATTGGGGCTATGGTTGGCTTCATCGCTGATGCTGAATCGAAGATGCCAAACTTTAATGAGTCGGCCTATTCGGTGTTTGTTAATTCGCTCCCCTATAACTTTTACGCGTTTTTCACCATCTTTTTTGTACTTCTTATTGCGTGGTCGGGCCGCGATTTTGCTACCATGCTTACTGCTCGTATCAACTTGTACAAGTCCAAACATGACTCAACGCTGGACAAGTATAATTTATGGAAAGATAAGATCGAGGATGATGAAGAGGAGCAAAAGGTATCCCATTGGACTAATGCAGCCATCCCCATACTAACACTTATTTTTGGTACTGTTGCGGGGCTATTTGTTACCGGATCGGGTGACTCCATTCAATCAATTATTGAAACAGCTGATTCCTACAAAGCCTTACTTTGGGGATCCCTGATTTCCATTGCAGTGGCTATTGTCATGACCCTATCAAAAAAATTGTTAAAAGTAGAAGAGATGCTTGAGGGCATGATGGAGGGGATGCATACTATGTTTGATGGGCTTTTGATACTTGTTTTAGCTTGGGCCCTTAGTGCCATTACCGTGGAGCTGGGTACCGCCGATTACCTCATGAATGTATTTGGAGAAACACTTAATGCCTATTGGTTGCCGGCCATTGTTCTGCTTTTATCGGCCCTGACTGCTTTTGCAACGGGATCGAGTTGGGGAACTATGGGCATTTTGATGCCACTGGTAGTGCCACTGGCTTGGGAGATTGGAAATAATACCGGACTGCCATTCGAGATTACACACGAAATTATTTATGCCAGTGTAAGTTCGGTGTTGGCAGGATCGGTTTGGGGTGATCATTGTTCCCCTATTTCAGATACAACGATCCTAAGCTCTATTGCTACCCAGTGCGATCATGTTGAGCATGTTAATACCCAGCTACCCTATGCGATGATTGTCGGGACAATCAGCATCACGAGTATGATTGGGATGCTGGTGGTTGGTATTCCATGGTGGATTATTTATCCGCTGGGAATAGCACTTATCGTGGGTATCATTTTCAAGTTCGGTAAAATTCCGGATCCCGAAGAGTATGCACCTGAGGGCAAAGAAGCCGCAGCTACATCGCTGGATTAG
- a CDS encoding metal-dependent transcriptional regulator, translating to MVLSQAIEDYLKTLFKLESEEEGVSTSRLAEAMEVSSASATNMIKRLDEMGLVDYQSYKGAKLSKSGRKMALEIIRHHRLLELYLLEVMGYSWDEVHDEAEQLEHHISEQFEDKIAELLDDPSHDPHGDPIPSKDGIMPEMDEQSLIHAKENHTYIIGRVKDQDPERLRYLEKEGLLPGVRITVKEKAPFDGPLTLLVEDNQQVVGHDLASTIFVTELAEE from the coding sequence ATGGTACTGAGCCAAGCGATTGAAGATTATTTAAAAACGCTTTTCAAGTTAGAATCCGAAGAAGAGGGCGTTTCTACAAGTCGGCTTGCCGAGGCTATGGAGGTGTCATCGGCATCAGCTACAAATATGATCAAGCGGCTGGATGAGATGGGACTGGTTGATTATCAATCATATAAGGGAGCCAAGCTTAGCAAGTCAGGGAGGAAGATGGCTCTGGAGATTATTCGCCATCATCGGCTGTTGGAACTGTACCTGCTGGAAGTGATGGGCTATTCATGGGATGAAGTGCATGACGAGGCTGAACAGTTGGAGCATCATATATCTGAGCAGTTTGAGGATAAAATTGCCGAGCTGTTGGATGATCCTTCTCACGATCCGCACGGTGATCCCATTCCCTCCAAAGATGGTATTATGCCCGAGATGGATGAGCAGTCGCTCATTCACGCTAAAGAAAACCATACCTACATTATAGGACGAGTAAAGGATCAGGATCCTGAACGCCTCCGCTATCTTGAAAAAGAAGGGTTATTACCGGGCGTTCGTATTACGGTTAAAGAAAAAGCCCCTTTCGATGGCCCCCTTACCCTATTGGTTGAAGATAACCAACAAGTAGTAGGCCATGATTTGGCCAGTACGATTTTTGTCACAGAACTTGCAGAAGAATAA